Within Aspergillus oryzae RIB40 DNA, chromosome 2, the genomic segment GTATCCGACTGAGAAGTTGGCAGGTAGCAAGATCTGTAGTAGCTCGTGAAGGGTGGAGAGTATATGATGGTACTGCTATTCAATCTGGCATTGGACAGTGAGTTTGAGTTTGATGTAACTTGTCTATTCTATGATGTATGGTCTTTTTGTTCTATAGTTGGAAATCGGAATGATCTCAAATCTtgaataaatataaaaaggatAATACTCACATCCATCACAACCTTACAAGGTTAATTCCGAGCTATATTCCACCGACACAAATAGGCAGTATCTTCTCTCGCCAGAGAATCGCGATATTATTGGCATGCAAATAACGATAACTGTCTCCAGAAGGTAAATATATGCAGTCTTGAAACCTAAACAAGGCTTCTCAATCCATTGATTCTCAGTGATATCCTCTTACGAGAATAGGGAAGGTATATACCGTTGCTGGGGTTGCGTTTAGGCTAAATTCGTATGATAGTTGAATCTGTTTGGATGGGTATGCTGTGGTTTTATTTGGCATATCATTAGGGTTTGACCTGGTGGTTGCTCGCGACTATAGAATGAAGTGGAATgggggaaagaaagcaggAAAAACAGCTTGGAGAGGAGCTATATCATAAAATATTATACGATTGTGGGCATAATGTCAAATGTATTAGGTCTAGGTTTAAGTTTATGTTAGTATATCATGGAGATATAGTAAAAGGGAACTCTTTCCACTGATGTATGTTCTCTTCTCACAAAGCCAGAAGGGTATAGTGATATCCCGAGCCTGATAGCGTATTAGGATTCAGTTTTGGTGAGATACCATAAGTTTTTCATACACAAACCGATGTCtagagagaggggaagaggggtagGAGGGGAAGGGCGAGTGTTGCCGCCTTGCCTAACACAAGACAGGTATACGTACTACTGACCAGCTACATGTATCAATACAGTAATGGTCCTcaagaattgaagaaaagggggtAATTTGAATTAATGTACGGGGAGACATATCGTATATCCTATATTCAATCACGCGCCAGACCATGTAAACCCACCCGGCCCAAACCGTCCTCAACACCATTTTCGTTATAACATTATTACGGTATCGAAAGGTTGCTAGTATGGCGCCGATCCCACAGGGATGGCTTCAGTCACAGCCATGCCACTTATGACACTTTCCGGAAATGAGTGTGGCATGACCTCAGGGATCAGCTGTTCCAGAGCGCTATATCCCCCAATCATGCTATCTACTAGTGGTGGCACGAATTGTACCTGTTCCATGCTCATCTTCCGGGCATCTCCGAACGAGCATTGAGAACCGTCGACTGCGCTGCAAGGGTCGTTGCATTCGGCACAGCGACGCTTGAACTCGGCTATCATGCACGAAAACCGGTATGCGATGTGGTCTTCGTTTGGCGACAGATGCAGCAGAAACATCTGGATCTGGTCAATGAGGGGgtcgaggaagttgaagtcGCAAAGATTTAGAGCGGCATAACCGACGATGAAGTACGCCTGATCGACCACTCTTAGAGCGGTGACAAATCGGAGTTGCAGGAATTTCGAGATGATCAAGCGCGATCCTTGGAGAATTTCCGACGTGAGTCTCTCAGACTCCGCTTGGAACCTCATTGCTGTCCGATGCAGGAGGATTTGACAGAACCAGAGACTAAGCTCAAATGTTGAATTTTCATCACCAGCTGTTGAATAGTTAGCATTTATACGAGATGGTCCTCGTTGCTTAACCTTACCAAGAAGATGGGCCCATTCAACTTTCCATCGTTCAATCTCTTCGTATTCAACCTCCGCGAATCGCATACGTTGCTCGTTGGCTTGGAGTCGCAATGTGATCAAGTACAACTGGATCTCTGCTACGACCTTGCCATCCTCAACTGTTGCAGCGGGGTGCTCAAGAAGTCGTGGGCAATAATCGAGATATCTCTGTGGTAAATGGAATGGACGTGCGTTGCCAACAGCGAAACTATTTCTGCATTAGCAAGTTGGAGTTAAGCCGGAAATGTTGTACCTACTGTAACTGTGTTAAACAGAAAGCGTTCCAGAGCCGCAATTGAGCGGCGATATCGTTATCAATGAGAAGCTCTGAAGGCACATGATTGAGGAAGTCAAAGGAGACGAGGGCATGATTGATTGCAGTCCCGCTCAGTAACCAGCCATCTATGGGGAACTCCTTCTGACCCGCCGCTGGCCATAAACAAAGAAGGGCGAGTGCCTGGAGCGATTCGTATTTCAAAGGCGGTTTCTCCCACAGCAGATTGACTGCCTTATGTCGAACTTGGAGGTTCATGGTATGGACAATCGGTGGTGGTATGCCTGGCACATATCGGGAGGCCAGAAGACAGGCAGTACTATATAACAACGAATCGGTGTTCCTCATCTCGTTGTGGAAGTCCGACTGATTATTTATGGACACTAAAGGGCCGAAATTATCCACAAATCTAGCTCAAGCATTAGCGGCTATAGAGGCAGATGGACATGACGAGTGACCATACAGCTGTACCAACTTGAGAGACAACTTAGAATCTAAGATACCCTTCTCAAAACTGTTACCCAAGAAAGGAGATTCAACAGGGATGCGGTTTGTCTCCCCAAAAAACTCAGATTGGAGGTCCTGAATTAGCCGAACGGGTTTAGGTAGGAAAGGACCGAATGAGTTTCCTTCAATGGAGGCCGTTTCTTCCGTATGAACACTCCGAGCTAGCGGAGGGACGGAGATATTAGAGACGCTTGGTGATTGATTCAAGATCTGCCGAAGCATGCCGGTCATCTCTCTCATACTCCTCTCTAGGGAAGTGAGACGCTCCTCGATGGAGGGGATAGCTGTCGTTGCGTCTGACCACATTGGAGTACTGTCCTGAAAGCGCTCACTCGTCTCGGGGAGCTGACAGTCGATCCTATAGAAACATTAGTACTCAAGAAAGGCTTATTTGGTCTTGGCAGGACATGGGATCCCCCATTTTGACGTAAGAGATTTGACAAAGTGGATAACGGTGGCACCCGACCTTAAAGATAGACACCGCCGGCATGCATGCCCTCGTGGATCAAGATCGCACCGAGTTTTAAGCTTGCGGCAGGTATTACAAGCGGTCATTGAACGTCTAATGCGGCCCTTTGGGCGCGTCGCGTCGTCGCCGACATTGGGGATGATTCTCCTGTGGTCGTCGGACACATGCACGCTCTTATGCTCCCACGAAGGGGCCTCATATTTGATAGGTTCAACAGTAGTTCTAGTCATGACATCAGACAACGGGGGTAGTGTGCCGCGTTGATGAAAAGAATAATCGGCGAGTAGAACAAGCtgagagcaagaagaattgTGGAAACCAAGTCAGATCCCGTGCAAATCATAGAGAATCCACACAGGTGGGGAGGGAATTGACCCTTTTAACAGCCCACGGCCGGGCGTGAAGAGGAGATTGTGCTAGCTGGCAGGCAGTTGACGAAATAGACTCCGTTAGATTGATTATCCATTTTGACCTGGGGTAAATGCGAACTAATCGGAGCATTCCAACCAATCCGTGTAGATCCGAGTCTCTAGGGTGTGGTTTctagaagaatagaaagggTGGTTTGGCATACTAGGCACTGCAACAAGAGAGGGGTTGATTGACGTGCGCCATTGCAGTGCGCCCGATGTAAGCCGGCTCCATAGGGAGTCCCGCTTCCATGAgggggttgggttgggttggcTAAGGTTGACGCCGACCTGAAATTAGCTAAGGACTGCCACTAATCTTGACCTCCGGTGATTTGTCGATAGCGTGTGTCTCTTATCATGGCGGGTTGAAGATTGTGATCGGGCATACCCCCCAAAAGCAGAAGGTGTGTTTGACTTTTGCTCATTCGTCATGACTCAGGAACAACggatttttttctctttttcgCTCATCCTTAATTTGCGTTTCCGCGTTCTCTCGTGTATGATTTGGATCACCTCTCAGGGGACATGTCTGAGCGTTGTTGCTGATTTGAAGAAGCCCGGGTGATCTAAGATAGGAGGCAAGCCGATCACGCAGATCATGAGATATCAGATCCTTTgaagtatactccgtaggcaATAGGATACGCGCGATTGCCTTATAAGCCCGTATAGACTGGCTTTTGCTTGAAGATTTTTTTCCTTTACTTCAAACAGCGAATCCTGCAATGCAACCTTGATCCCCTGGCTCAACGGTTACCCACGGGCTTGTTCCTGGTTAATGCATAGTGGCATGATAGCGTTCTGCCACCCGCACTTTAGCTTCTTTAGCCAACAAAATCAGGGCATTGCTGCAGTTCTGTTCGCAATACCCTTGACCGCTGGTCTGATGCTCATCAGGCACGGCCGTTGAGGAGGGGCCTCTCTACAATTCATCCCGAGtcatctgcttcttgttaGGGATTTGCATCCCTGCACGAAAGCGGAACCACTGTATTAATTAATAACTGATGTGCTATTAAGGCCCTGGGATTCTCGGATATTCCAACCGTAGGATAGAAGTGGCCCGTAGTTGTGGAGCTTGGCTTCGGGTATGCCTCAGCCATGCTCACCTCCGCCCATCTAGAATTCGGAACGTAGAATCAGACTTTGAGCTAACACTGATTGACTGTATTGATTAGCGGAGTTGATGCAACCTTTCGAAGCCCTTCAATTTCCGGCAACATTCGGTGATCTGACCGTCGCTGACCAACTTGGCCCTTTCTCCCCCCTTAACCAATCGACGTTCAAGACGATTAGTTTGTTAAGCAATTTTTAGTGGCACGCCGAAGCTCAATTTTTCCGGCATTAGACCCTTTAAGGAACAAGGCGCATTCGTACCAGCCATAGGCCTGTAGGCCGGAcgggggggaaggaaaaaaaagacgcAAATTCATTTATCTTGCCCCAGTTTCTTCACATGCTTCCGAAGTTTCGCCAACCACATCAAGTTTAAGGCCCTTGAGGATAGCGTGCGCCAAGGGTGTAACGTAAAAGGCACGAACTGGGCCTTTTCTTAGCGGGTGATCGATCCTCAGCCAATCCTCGATCGTGCGTTGTTCATGCCAAGCAGGTCCTTGTTCAGGCTAATCCCGTTTGTAGTTTGGACACGGTTCAGTACGAGGACCTGATCTGCACCATTGGCGATTGAGACAGTCGTGGACCCCACCGGCTTGATAGAATGGTTGCATCGGATATAACGTGTCTCACATGTTATCATTGGGCGACGCTTTTGAACCATCAGGAAAAAACATTTGCCAGGATGCCGAATCAGAACTCTGCACTATGGGTAACTAGGAAGATATCATATCATTCGCGGCCCGGATGTGGGTTATTCGGATATCCCCGAAATCCAAAAGTAGCCTGTAGTCTGCAGTATCGCCATTCTTATCAAGTATCACAATATCGTACCTGcatctatctatattaactGATTAGTTGGATGGAGGAAATTATGTGTCAATCTTTGCGAGTCTCgccatccttttctgttttcggAACATTCCACAGGATGGAAGACGAGGATAATAAATCCATCCT encodes:
- a CDS encoding uncharacterized protein (predicted protein) gives rise to the protein MWSDATTAIPSIEERLTSLERSMREMTGMLRQILNQSPSVSNISVPPLARSVHTEETASIEGNSFGPFLPKPVRLIQDLQSEFFGETNRIPVESPFLGNSFEKGILDSKLSLKLVQLYGHSSCPSASIAANA
- a CDS encoding uncharacterized protein (predicted protein), which codes for MRNTDSLLYSTACLLASRYVPGIPPPIVHTMNLQVRHKAVNLLWEKPPLKYESLQALALLCLWPAAGQKEFPIDGWLLSGTAINHALVSFDFLNHVPSELLIDNDIAAQLRLWNAFCLTQLHFAVGNARPFHLPQRYLDYCPRLLEHPAATVEDGKVVAEIQLYLITLRLQANEQRMRFAEVEYEEIERWKVEWAHLLVSGSVKSSCIGQQ